A part of Nocardioides sp. WS12 genomic DNA contains:
- the rpmI gene encoding 50S ribosomal protein L35, whose translation MPKNKTHSGAKKRFKVTGSGKILRQKAGMRHNLEKKASKVTRRLSGTVEVSKNDVPRAKKMLGL comes from the coding sequence ATGCCGAAGAACAAGACGCACTCCGGTGCCAAGAAGCGGTTCAAGGTGACGGGCAGCGGCAAGATCCTTCGTCAGAAGGCCGGCATGCGCCACAACCTGGAGAAGAAGGCCTCCAAGGTCACCCGCCGCCTCAGCGGAACCGTTGAGGTTTCCAAGAACGACGTCCCGCGCGCGAAGAAGATGCTCGGTCTCTGA
- the rplT gene encoding 50S ribosomal protein L20 yields MARVKRAVNAAKKRRTTLERASGYRGQRSRLYRKAKEQVTHSLVYSYNDRKKRKGDFRRLWIQRINAAARAEGLTYNRFIQGLNLAGIEVDRKILADLAVNEPATFNALVAQAKAALPEDVNAPKVSA; encoded by the coding sequence ATGGCACGCGTCAAGCGCGCAGTGAACGCGGCGAAGAAGCGTCGTACCACCCTCGAGCGGGCCAGCGGTTACCGCGGCCAGCGCTCGCGGCTTTACCGCAAGGCCAAGGAGCAGGTCACCCACTCCCTGGTCTACAGCTACAACGACCGCAAGAAGCGCAAGGGCGACTTCCGCCGCCTGTGGATCCAGCGCATCAACGCCGCTGCCCGCGCGGAGGGTCTGACCTACAACCGCTTCATCCAGGGCCTGAACCTGGCCGGCATCGAGGTCGACCGCAAGATCCTTGCCGACCTGGCCGTCAACGAGCCCGCCACCTTCAACGCCCTGGTCGCCCAGGCGAAGGCGGCACTGCCCGAGGACGTCAACGCGCCCAAGGTCTCTGCCTGA
- a CDS encoding RNA methyltransferase → MAPLTAGNTRVKDARKLHRRSERSERRCFLADGPKAVEGALSVPDCVIEVFATATAAEEYADLLGAAPVTLVDDRAMSALSDSVSPAGLVAVCNLLDVPLETVVEVRGAPATSLETSALPLLAICADVRDPGNAGTVIRCADAAGAAGVVLAGDAVDLHNPKTIRASVGSAFHLPVALERDPAAAVAAARAAGYQVLAAVGGGELDLFAADDVLAKPTAWLFGNEAWGLPDELAALADHRVSIPILGRAESLNLATAAAVCLYASTRAMMRA, encoded by the coding sequence ATGGCACCCCTGACCGCGGGTAACACCAGGGTCAAGGACGCACGGAAATTGCACCGCCGTTCGGAGAGATCCGAGCGGCGGTGTTTCCTTGCCGACGGTCCCAAGGCCGTCGAGGGGGCGCTCAGCGTCCCCGACTGCGTCATCGAGGTCTTCGCGACCGCGACTGCAGCCGAGGAGTACGCCGACCTGCTCGGCGCCGCTCCCGTCACTCTCGTCGACGACCGCGCCATGAGTGCGCTCAGCGACAGCGTCAGCCCGGCCGGGCTCGTCGCCGTCTGCAACCTCCTCGACGTCCCGCTGGAGACGGTGGTCGAGGTGCGAGGAGCGCCAGCGACGAGCCTCGAAACTTCCGCACTGCCGCTGCTCGCCATCTGTGCTGACGTCCGCGACCCCGGCAATGCCGGCACCGTCATCCGGTGCGCCGACGCAGCCGGTGCAGCGGGCGTCGTCCTCGCCGGTGACGCGGTCGACCTGCACAACCCCAAGACCATCCGGGCGTCGGTGGGCAGCGCCTTCCACCTGCCGGTCGCGCTCGAGCGTGATCCCGCAGCAGCGGTTGCCGCGGCCCGTGCTGCCGGGTACCAGGTTCTCGCGGCCGTCGGCGGGGGAGAGCTCGATCTCTTCGCTGCCGACGACGTCCTGGCGAAGCCGACCGCGTGGCTGTTCGGCAACGAAGCCTGGGGACTCCCCGACGAACTGGCGGCGCTGGCCGACCACCGGGTGAGCATCCCGATCCTGGGCCGCGCCGAGTCCCTCAATCTCGCGACCGCCGCGGCGGTCTGTCTCTATGCCAGCACGCGCGCCATGATGAGGGCGTGA
- a CDS encoding PAS domain-containing sensor histidine kinase — protein MTDPLDLLPDGVVIADGSGRVTSLNVVAAQMLDADADKAIGQPLDDVLALTDHDGLAWTDANAPYGGLPTRTGIPEQTWLLPNGTEVLVAARLHRPARSGASPIRSVESVAISLRSGRGRARLDRDRSDLVATLAHELRSPLTGVKGFVHALLNRWDKLTDEQKLLMLTTAGADADRLSRLITELLDVARIDTGRLQLHRRPTDLAAKTEQVHRSLAVVTSTPIEVVADEDLPPVDADPDKVLQVLTNVIENAVRHGSGTVRVHVGVWSVDPSYVAVTVTDEGDGIPLDLRKRIFTKFWTAATGGGSGLGLYIVAGLVKAHGGTVVVDDRPGGGASVLTAWPVVVHA, from the coding sequence GTGACAGATCCGCTCGACCTGCTCCCCGATGGTGTCGTCATTGCCGACGGGTCGGGACGTGTCACCTCGCTCAACGTGGTCGCGGCCCAGATGCTCGACGCAGATGCCGACAAGGCCATCGGCCAGCCGCTCGACGACGTCCTCGCGCTGACCGATCACGATGGTCTCGCCTGGACTGATGCCAACGCGCCGTACGGCGGCCTGCCGACCCGCACCGGGATCCCGGAGCAGACCTGGCTGCTGCCCAACGGCACCGAAGTCCTCGTGGCGGCGCGACTCCATCGCCCCGCGCGCTCAGGCGCGAGCCCGATCCGGTCCGTGGAGTCGGTGGCCATCTCGCTGCGCTCGGGCCGCGGTCGCGCGCGCCTGGACCGCGACCGGTCCGACCTGGTCGCGACGCTGGCCCATGAACTGCGCTCGCCTCTGACCGGCGTCAAGGGCTTCGTGCACGCGCTCCTCAACCGGTGGGACAAGCTGACCGACGAGCAGAAGCTGCTGATGCTCACCACGGCCGGCGCCGACGCCGACCGGCTGAGCCGGTTGATCACCGAACTTCTCGACGTGGCCCGCATCGACACCGGGCGGCTGCAACTGCATCGCCGCCCCACGGACCTGGCGGCCAAGACCGAGCAGGTGCACCGATCGCTCGCGGTGGTCACCTCGACGCCGATCGAGGTCGTGGCCGACGAGGACCTCCCACCGGTCGATGCCGACCCCGACAAGGTGCTGCAGGTCCTCACGAACGTCATCGAGAACGCCGTGCGCCATGGCAGCGGCACGGTGCGGGTCCATGTCGGCGTCTGGTCAGTCGATCCGTCGTACGTCGCCGTCACGGTGACCGACGAGGGTGACGGGATCCCGCTCGACCTCCGCAAGCGGATCTTCACCAAGTTCTGGACGGCCGCAACCGGCGGTGGCTCCGGCCTCGGCCTCTACATCGTCGCCGGACTGGTGAAGGCGCACGGCGGCACCGTCGTCGTCGACGACCGTCCGGGTGGCGGCGCCAGCGTGCTGACGGCGTGGCCGGTGGTTGTCCACGCGTGA
- a CDS encoding DinB family protein translates to MVDLSQPADALRTYLGRARESLVWKLEGLTEREVRLPRTPTGTNLLGIVLHCANVEIGYFGPTFGRAWPDTDDPAYLTLDVYDDDPQADWWVPAEISTADLLDFHRRVGDFADAAFDELALDTLGRVPWWPEERATTSLHRIAIHVMSDIARHAGQADVLREGIDGAAGMLPGATNIPGEFDWPGYVARLTAIADQFP, encoded by the coding sequence ATGGTCGATCTGAGTCAGCCTGCCGACGCGTTGCGGACCTATCTGGGTCGGGCCCGGGAGAGCCTGGTCTGGAAGCTGGAGGGCCTCACCGAACGAGAGGTGCGGCTGCCGCGCACGCCGACCGGCACCAACCTGCTCGGCATCGTCCTGCATTGCGCCAATGTCGAGATCGGCTACTTCGGTCCCACCTTCGGACGCGCATGGCCGGACACCGACGACCCCGCGTACCTCACCCTCGACGTCTACGACGACGATCCGCAGGCCGACTGGTGGGTCCCCGCCGAGATCAGCACGGCCGATCTTCTCGACTTCCACCGCCGCGTCGGGGACTTCGCTGACGCGGCCTTCGACGAGTTGGCTCTCGACACACTGGGCCGGGTGCCGTGGTGGCCCGAGGAGCGGGCGACCACGTCGCTGCACCGGATCGCGATCCACGTGATGAGCGACATCGCCCGCCATGCCGGCCAGGCCGACGTGCTGCGTGAAGGGATCGACGGGGCCGCCGGAATGCTCCCCGGGGCGACCAACATCCCGGGCGAGTTCGACTGGCCGGGCTACGTCGCACGCCTCACCGCCATCGCCGATCAGTTCCCATAA
- the pheS gene encoding phenylalanine--tRNA ligase subunit alpha yields MSGPNTDFDPVEVAAVSPAELEAARDAALAAIAAAPDLEALKVVRSEHAGDRSPLALANREIGALPPQARKEAGQRIGQARGAVNQALAARQGVLEVENEARILVDEAVDVTLPTDRDPVGARHPLTTGAELIADIFVAMGWEVAEGPVIEAEWLNFDALNLGPDHPARTMQDTFWTSPADNHLVLRTHTSPVQARTMLTRGVTDEAPIYVVCPGRVFRTDEYDATHSPMFHQVEGLAIDKDISMAHLKGTLDHFAAQMFGDGITTRFRPSYFPFTEPSAEVDLICFVCRGVDSDACRTCRGEGWIEWGGCGIVNPKVLQACGIDSSKYSGFAFGMGIDRTLMFRHGLEDLRTLFEGDIRFTTAFGSEL; encoded by the coding sequence ATGTCTGGACCGAACACTGACTTTGACCCCGTGGAGGTCGCCGCCGTGAGCCCTGCCGAGCTCGAGGCTGCGCGCGACGCCGCTCTCGCCGCGATCGCTGCTGCCCCTGATCTCGAGGCGTTGAAGGTGGTGCGCAGCGAGCACGCCGGTGACCGTTCGCCGCTGGCCCTCGCCAACCGGGAGATCGGTGCGCTGCCGCCCCAGGCCCGCAAGGAGGCCGGCCAGCGGATCGGCCAGGCGCGCGGCGCGGTCAACCAGGCCCTTGCTGCGCGCCAGGGCGTGCTCGAGGTCGAGAACGAAGCCCGCATCCTCGTCGACGAGGCCGTCGACGTCACGCTTCCGACCGATCGTGACCCTGTGGGCGCCCGACACCCTCTGACGACCGGTGCCGAACTGATCGCCGACATCTTCGTCGCGATGGGCTGGGAGGTCGCTGAAGGCCCGGTCATCGAGGCCGAGTGGCTCAACTTCGATGCCCTCAACCTCGGCCCGGACCACCCGGCCCGCACCATGCAGGACACGTTCTGGACGTCGCCCGCCGACAACCACCTCGTGCTGCGCACCCACACCAGTCCTGTCCAGGCACGCACCATGCTCACTCGCGGTGTGACCGACGAGGCGCCGATCTACGTCGTGTGTCCGGGCCGGGTCTTCCGCACCGATGAGTACGACGCCACGCACTCGCCGATGTTCCACCAGGTCGAGGGCCTCGCCATCGACAAGGACATCTCGATGGCGCACCTCAAGGGCACGCTCGATCACTTCGCCGCCCAGATGTTCGGCGACGGGATCACGACCCGGTTCCGGCCGTCGTACTTCCCCTTCACCGAGCCGTCGGCCGAGGTCGACCTGATCTGTTTCGTGTGCAGGGGTGTCGATTCCGACGCTTGCCGCACCTGTCGCGGCGAGGGCTGGATCGAGTGGGGCGGCTGCGGCATCGTCAACCCCAAGGTGCTGCAGGCCTGCGGCATCGACTCGAGCAAGTACTCCGGCTTCGCGTTCGGCATGGGCATCGACCGCACCCTGATGTTCCGTCACGGTCTCGAGGACCTGCGCACCCTCTTCGAGGGCGACATCCGGTTCACCACTGCTTTTGGGAGCGAATTGTGA
- the pheT gene encoding phenylalanine--tRNA ligase subunit beta, with protein sequence MKAPVSWIRELVDLPADVTTEILTDRLTALGLKLEGIHAAGADIQGPLVIGRVLTRDPEPQKNGKVINWCTVDVGAANGSGEPQGIVCGAHNFEPGDLVVVVLPGGVLPGGFAISERKTYGHLSAGMICSAAELGLSDDHDGIIVLPADAGAPGDNAFDLLGLGEEVIEFEINPDRAYALSLRGVAREAALGFGLPFTDPAERAVPEVDGKAYPVVIEDPAGCPVFTTRVVTGFDPAAASPDFIKRRLEQYGMRSISLAVDVSNYVMVELGQPTHCYDREKLAGPIRARRANAGEKITTLDDVVRELTVEDLVIADDNGPIGIAGVMGGADSEISDTTTAIVIEAAHFDPTTIFRAQKRHKLPSEASKRFERGVDPLLPAAAADRVVELLVEYGGATAEPGFTLVGSAPERPSIQIATDLPARLSGIDISAMTTVEHLRAIGAVVTEHGADTIEVTGPSWRPDVNEPYDLVEEVVRIVGYDQVPSVLPRRATGRGLTRTQRLRRQVGRTLAGAGCVEVVSFPFVGEATFDKLGLSSDDPLRATVGLANPISSEEPGYTTTLLPGLLDAAGRNVGRGSSSVALFETGTVAFPSDNGPAPIYGVHARPSEAELEKLLEALPVQPQHLAVVLAGERTRSGWWGAGVEATWADALAVVRRLADEIGVCIDVNAAARMPWHPGRCALITIDEVELGHAGELHPSVCKAFGLPPRSAALEIDLDALMAAAPDVTPGPTFSTMPVAKEDVALVVEESVTVAEVEAALREGAGELLESVRLFDVYTGEQIGAGHKSLAFALRFRAPDRTLTEAETSAARTAAVTAANERTGAVQR encoded by the coding sequence GTGAAGGCGCCTGTCTCCTGGATCCGCGAACTCGTCGACCTGCCGGCCGACGTCACGACGGAGATCCTCACCGACCGCCTGACGGCCCTCGGGCTCAAGCTCGAAGGCATCCACGCCGCGGGCGCGGACATCCAGGGTCCGCTGGTGATCGGCCGCGTGCTGACCCGTGACCCCGAGCCGCAGAAGAACGGCAAGGTCATCAACTGGTGCACCGTCGACGTCGGTGCCGCCAACGGCTCGGGTGAGCCACAAGGAATTGTCTGCGGCGCCCACAACTTCGAGCCCGGCGACCTCGTGGTCGTCGTACTGCCCGGCGGCGTGCTGCCCGGCGGTTTCGCGATCAGCGAGCGCAAGACCTACGGGCACCTCTCGGCCGGCATGATCTGCTCCGCTGCCGAGCTCGGACTGTCCGACGACCACGACGGCATCATCGTGCTGCCCGCCGACGCCGGTGCTCCCGGTGACAACGCCTTCGACCTGCTCGGCCTCGGCGAAGAGGTCATCGAGTTCGAGATCAACCCCGACCGTGCCTACGCGCTCTCCCTGCGCGGCGTCGCTCGCGAGGCCGCCCTGGGCTTCGGCCTGCCGTTCACCGATCCGGCCGAGCGTGCGGTGCCCGAGGTCGACGGCAAGGCCTACCCGGTCGTCATCGAAGACCCGGCCGGGTGCCCCGTGTTCACGACCCGTGTGGTCACTGGATTCGACCCGGCTGCTGCGTCGCCGGACTTCATCAAGCGTCGCCTTGAGCAGTACGGCATGCGTTCGATCTCCCTCGCGGTCGACGTCTCCAACTACGTCATGGTCGAGCTCGGACAGCCGACCCACTGCTACGACCGGGAGAAGCTGGCCGGTCCGATCCGGGCCCGCCGCGCGAACGCCGGCGAGAAGATCACCACCCTCGATGACGTCGTGCGGGAGCTGACCGTCGAGGACCTGGTCATCGCCGACGACAACGGACCGATCGGCATCGCCGGCGTCATGGGCGGCGCGGACTCCGAGATCAGCGACACGACCACTGCGATCGTGATCGAGGCCGCCCACTTCGACCCGACCACGATCTTCCGGGCGCAGAAGCGGCACAAGCTCCCGTCCGAGGCGTCCAAGCGCTTCGAGCGCGGCGTCGACCCGTTGCTCCCGGCTGCAGCTGCCGACCGGGTCGTCGAGCTCCTCGTCGAGTACGGCGGCGCGACGGCCGAGCCCGGCTTCACCCTCGTCGGCTCGGCCCCGGAGCGTCCCAGCATCCAGATCGCCACCGATCTGCCGGCTCGTCTCAGCGGCATCGACATCTCGGCGATGACCACCGTTGAGCACCTCCGTGCCATCGGCGCCGTGGTCACCGAGCACGGCGCGGACACCATCGAGGTCACCGGCCCCAGTTGGCGCCCCGACGTCAACGAGCCCTACGACCTGGTCGAGGAAGTCGTCCGGATCGTCGGCTACGACCAGGTGCCCAGCGTGCTGCCGCGCCGGGCAACGGGCCGTGGCCTGACCCGCACCCAGCGCCTGCGCCGCCAGGTCGGCCGCACCCTCGCCGGTGCCGGCTGCGTGGAGGTGGTGAGCTTCCCGTTCGTCGGGGAGGCCACCTTCGACAAGTTGGGGCTGTCGTCCGACGACCCGCTGCGCGCGACCGTCGGGCTCGCGAACCCCATCTCCAGCGAGGAGCCGGGCTACACCACCACCCTGCTGCCCGGCCTGCTCGACGCGGCCGGCCGCAACGTGGGCCGTGGATCGTCGAGCGTTGCGCTCTTCGAGACCGGCACCGTCGCGTTCCCCTCCGACAACGGCCCCGCGCCGATCTACGGCGTGCACGCCCGTCCGTCCGAGGCCGAGCTCGAGAAGCTCCTCGAGGCCCTGCCGGTGCAACCGCAGCACCTCGCCGTCGTCCTCGCGGGGGAGCGGACGCGTTCGGGCTGGTGGGGTGCCGGAGTTGAGGCCACCTGGGCCGATGCCCTGGCCGTGGTCCGCCGCCTCGCCGACGAGATCGGTGTCTGCATCGACGTCAACGCAGCCGCCCGGATGCCGTGGCACCCGGGGCGATGCGCCCTGATCACGATCGACGAGGTCGAACTCGGCCACGCCGGCGAACTGCACCCCTCGGTCTGCAAGGCCTTCGGACTGCCGCCGCGGAGCGCGGCCCTGGAGATCGACCTGGATGCGCTCATGGCCGCGGCCCCGGACGTCACGCCCGGTCCGACGTTCTCGACCATGCCGGTCGCCAAGGAAGACGTCGCCCTGGTCGTCGAGGAATCGGTGACCGTCGCGGAGGTCGAGGCAGCCCTGCGCGAGGGTGCGGGAGAGCTGCTCGAGTCGGTTCGGCTCTTCGACGTCTACACCGGCGAGCAGATCGGTGCGGGTCACAAGTCGCTGGCCTTCGCGCTGCGGTTCCGCGCTCCTGACCGCACCTTGACCGAGGCCGAGACCAGCGCCGCCCGCACGGCCGCGGTGACTGCCGCGAACGAGCGCACCGGAGCAGTCCAGCGGTGA
- the argC gene encoding N-acetyl-gamma-glutamyl-phosphate reductase, producing MTKVRVAVAGASGYAGGEVLRLLLGHPDVEIGALTAGSNAGETLGSLQPHLLPLADRILEPTTAEVLAGHDVVFLGLPHGQSGAIAEELSAADADVVVVDCGADFRLEDAADWERFYGSPHAGTWPYGLPEIPGNRDALRGARRVAVPGCYPTISSLTLAPAVAAGLVTPDVVVVAASGTSGAGKAAKTHLLGSEVMGNASAYGVGGVHRHTPEITQNLGKLIPGGPAAVKVSFTPLLVPMSRGILATCSAPLAREVSAEEAHATYLKAYADEPFVHVLPAGQWPQTQSVLGSNAVHIQVTVDPVAGRLVAVGAIDNLAKGTAGAAVQCMNLALGLDETTGLTTVGLAP from the coding sequence ATGACGAAGGTACGGGTCGCCGTTGCAGGCGCCAGTGGGTACGCCGGCGGCGAGGTCTTGCGCCTCCTGCTCGGCCACCCCGACGTCGAGATCGGCGCGCTCACCGCGGGCAGCAACGCGGGGGAGACCCTCGGCTCGTTGCAGCCGCACCTGCTGCCCCTGGCCGACCGGATCCTGGAACCGACGACCGCCGAGGTGCTGGCCGGCCACGACGTCGTCTTCCTCGGCCTGCCCCACGGCCAGTCCGGCGCGATCGCCGAAGAACTCTCGGCCGCTGACGCCGACGTCGTGGTGGTCGACTGCGGAGCCGACTTCCGGCTCGAGGACGCCGCGGACTGGGAGCGGTTCTACGGCTCCCCGCACGCGGGCACCTGGCCCTACGGATTGCCGGAGATCCCCGGCAACCGTGACGCCCTCCGTGGCGCACGGCGGGTCGCCGTACCCGGCTGCTACCCGACCATTTCGTCCCTGACGCTCGCCCCGGCAGTTGCCGCAGGGTTGGTGACTCCCGACGTGGTCGTCGTGGCTGCCTCCGGAACCAGTGGTGCCGGCAAGGCCGCGAAGACGCACCTGCTCGGCAGCGAGGTGATGGGCAACGCCAGTGCGTACGGCGTCGGCGGTGTCCACCGGCACACCCCGGAGATCACGCAGAACCTCGGCAAGTTGATCCCCGGTGGACCGGCTGCGGTCAAGGTGAGCTTCACGCCGCTCCTGGTTCCGATGTCGCGGGGCATCCTCGCCACCTGTTCGGCGCCGCTGGCGCGCGAGGTCAGCGCCGAAGAGGCCCATGCGACGTATCTGAAGGCGTACGCCGACGAGCCCTTCGTCCACGTCCTGCCCGCCGGCCAGTGGCCGCAGACCCAGTCGGTGCTCGGCTCCAACGCCGTCCACATCCAGGTCACCGTTGATCCGGTGGCCGGCCGGCTCGTGGCCGTCGGTGCGATCGACAATCTTGCGAAGGGCACTGCCGGCGCCGCCGTGCAGTGCATGAACCTCGCCCTCGGACTCGACGAGACCACGGGCCTCACGACGGTAGGACTGGCACCATGA
- a CDS encoding ACT domain-containing protein yields the protein MTEQTEATEPTPATSYGISRFPETLAVVRLPAGAEIPEWAESSSIFSITATASETSLVCAGRSVPKKARHEKPFTAFSVNGPLDFGLAGVLVALLTPLAEDGISVFTLSTFDTDWILVPASQANRAEEAWRRSGHTVALAVPAK from the coding sequence ATGACCGAGCAGACCGAAGCGACCGAGCCGACCCCCGCGACGTCGTACGGCATCTCGAGGTTCCCCGAGACCCTCGCGGTCGTCCGCCTTCCCGCCGGAGCCGAGATCCCGGAGTGGGCCGAGTCGTCCTCGATCTTCTCCATCACTGCGACCGCGTCGGAGACCTCGCTGGTCTGCGCGGGGCGCAGCGTCCCGAAGAAGGCGCGGCACGAGAAGCCGTTCACCGCGTTCAGCGTCAACGGTCCGCTCGACTTCGGCCTCGCCGGCGTCCTGGTCGCGCTCCTGACGCCGCTCGCCGAAGACGGCATCAGCGTCTTCACCCTCTCGACGTTCGACACCGACTGGATCCTCGTGCCGGCCTCGCAGGCCAACCGCGCCGAAGAGGCGTGGCGACGATCGGGGCACACCGTTGCCCTCGCCGTCCCTGCCAAGTAA
- the argJ gene encoding bifunctional glutamate N-acetyltransferase/amino-acid acetyltransferase ArgJ, whose protein sequence is MSVTHPAGFVAAGAAVGIKSTGKKDLALVVNQGPTFDSASVFTSNRCKANPVLWSEQAVQDGTVRAVVLNSGGANCYTGPEGFVTTHRVAEEVGTLLGIGAIDVVVCSTGLIGLANDRDVLLAGVNTIHGQLSAEGGNDAAEAIMTTDTVSKQVVVQGPDAAWSIGGMAKGAGMLAPALATMLVVITTDAVVPAADLDAALRAAARVSFDRLDSDGCQSTNDTVTVMASGASGVTPSLDVFTAALTEVCTSLAKQLLADAEGADHEITITTLGAATEDEAVEVGRSVARSNLFKAAVFGKDANWGRVLASVGTTTAAFDPANLDVAINDVWVCRNSGPGESRDLVDLAPRAVTVTIDLKFGDAEATVWTNDLTHAYVHENSAYSS, encoded by the coding sequence ATGAGCGTCACCCACCCCGCCGGCTTCGTTGCCGCCGGTGCTGCCGTCGGCATCAAGTCCACCGGCAAGAAGGACCTCGCCCTCGTCGTCAACCAGGGCCCCACCTTCGACTCCGCCTCTGTCTTCACCAGCAACCGCTGCAAGGCCAACCCGGTCCTGTGGAGTGAACAGGCCGTCCAGGACGGCACCGTTCGCGCGGTGGTCCTGAACTCCGGTGGCGCCAACTGCTACACCGGCCCGGAGGGTTTCGTCACCACCCACCGGGTTGCTGAGGAAGTCGGCACCCTGCTGGGCATCGGCGCGATCGACGTCGTCGTCTGCTCGACCGGCCTGATCGGTCTGGCCAACGACCGCGACGTGCTTCTCGCTGGCGTCAACACCATCCACGGCCAACTCTCGGCCGAGGGTGGCAACGATGCGGCCGAGGCGATCATGACGACCGACACCGTCAGCAAGCAGGTCGTGGTCCAGGGGCCTGACGCTGCCTGGTCGATCGGTGGCATGGCGAAGGGTGCCGGGATGCTCGCTCCCGCGCTCGCGACGATGCTCGTCGTCATCACGACCGATGCCGTCGTACCGGCTGCGGATCTGGACGCTGCTCTCCGTGCGGCCGCCCGGGTGAGCTTCGACCGGCTCGACTCCGACGGTTGCCAGTCCACCAACGACACCGTGACCGTGATGGCCAGCGGTGCCTCCGGCGTCACGCCGTCGCTCGATGTCTTCACTGCCGCGCTCACCGAGGTGTGCACGTCGCTCGCGAAGCAGTTGCTGGCCGACGCCGAGGGCGCGGACCACGAGATCACGATCACGACGCTCGGCGCCGCGACCGAGGACGAAGCCGTCGAGGTCGGCCGGAGCGTGGCCCGGAGCAACCTGTTCAAGGCGGCCGTTTTCGGCAAGGACGCCAACTGGGGGCGCGTCCTCGCGTCCGTCGGTACGACGACCGCGGCCTTCGACCCGGCCAACCTCGACGTCGCGATCAACGACGTGTGGGTGTGCCGCAACAGCGGCCCCGGCGAGAGTCGCGACCTCGTCGACCTCGCGCCCCGGGCGGTCACCGTCACGATCGACCTGAAGTTCGGCGACGCCGAAGCGACGGTGTGGACCAACGACCTCACCCACGCCTACGTCCACGAGAACAGCGCGTACAGCTCATGA
- the argB gene encoding acetylglutamate kinase, with the protein MSNTDEVRPPAADPFKAATLAGALPWLKAYHGKIVVVKYGGNAMTDDTLKRAFAEDIAFLRFAGFRPVVVHGGGPQISLMLDRLGIKSEFRGGLRVTTPEAMDVVRMVLVGQVQRELVGLINEHGPLAVGLSGEDAGLFTAEQTGTIVDGEEVDLGLVGEVAKVRPEAVLDLIEAGRIPVVSSVAPDIDGVIHNVNADSAAAALAAALGAEKLLVLTDVEGLYLNWPNPDEVIGEISPEALEELLPTLASGMIPKMDACLQAVRGGVKRATVVDGRQAHAVLLELFTDEGIGTQVLPGVTTKTRKARENQS; encoded by the coding sequence ATGTCGAACACCGACGAGGTGCGGCCCCCGGCCGCCGATCCGTTCAAGGCCGCCACGCTCGCGGGTGCCCTCCCGTGGCTGAAGGCGTACCACGGCAAGATCGTCGTGGTGAAGTACGGCGGCAACGCCATGACCGACGACACCCTCAAGCGTGCCTTCGCCGAGGACATCGCGTTCCTGCGCTTCGCCGGGTTCCGCCCCGTCGTCGTCCACGGCGGCGGGCCGCAGATCTCGCTGATGCTCGACCGGCTCGGCATCAAGTCCGAGTTCCGCGGCGGCCTGCGGGTCACCACGCCCGAGGCGATGGACGTCGTCCGGATGGTCCTCGTCGGCCAGGTCCAGCGCGAGCTGGTCGGCCTGATCAACGAGCACGGTCCGCTGGCCGTCGGCCTGTCCGGCGAGGACGCCGGCCTCTTCACGGCCGAACAGACCGGCACGATCGTCGATGGCGAAGAGGTCGACCTCGGCCTGGTCGGTGAGGTCGCGAAGGTGCGGCCCGAGGCCGTCCTCGACCTGATCGAGGCTGGGCGGATTCCCGTGGTCTCCAGCGTCGCGCCCGACATCGACGGTGTCATCCACAACGTCAACGCCGACTCGGCCGCGGCCGCGCTGGCTGCTGCGCTCGGTGCCGAGAAGCTGCTCGTCCTCACCGACGTCGAGGGGCTGTACCTGAACTGGCCCAACCCCGACGAGGTGATCGGCGAGATCAGCCCCGAAGCCCTCGAGGAACTGCTGCCGACGCTGGCGAGCGGGATGATCCCGAAGATGGACGCCTGCCTGCAGGCCGTGCGTGGGGGAGTGAAGCGGGCCACCGTCGTCGACGGGCGCCAGGCGCACGCCGTACTCCTCGAACTGTTCACCGACGAAGGCATCGGCACCCAGGTGCTGCCCGGCGTGACCACCAAGACTCGCAAGGCCCGGGAGAACCAGTCATGA